ATGCCGTCCCGGCGAACAGGATACCCAAGCCGTCCAGATGAAACTTGACCGTAACACCTGGATAGAGGGTAAACAGGGTATATTCATACGCCCCGCCAGCCAGAATATGGGGCAGGAGATTGACCACCGAGAGAAACGTCAGCACAGCACCGATAATGGACCAGGATTCCCGCACATTGGGCTTCTTTCCCGAGGCCATAATGAGCAATGCTGAAACCAGCGGTATAACGGTGGTCAACAGAATCTTATTGGTGATGATTGTTTCCATACATTTTCCTGCGCCGTTAACGTTCCTGGCCGGTTAACTGATCATCCATGTAAATCACACACTTCATCCGGATCGGCAGTGTGGTATTTACGGTACACTGCCAGAATGATACTCACGGCAATGGCCGCTTCCGCGGCGGCAATACCCATGATAAACAGGGTAAAGACTTGTCCCACTGCCGGATTGGGAGCGAGAAAACGGTTGAATGCCATAAAGTTCAAACCGGCACCATTCAGAATCAACTCGGTGGAAATCAACATGCCGATAAACGTCCGATGCTGCAACATGCCGTAGAGTCCCAGAATCAACAAAAACAGGGCGACCACCAGATAGGTGTTGAGATTACCGCTCAGCCACATCAGAAATGCTCCTCCCTTCCTCCACGGGCGAGAACAATCGCGCCAACAATCGCGGTCAGCAGAACCACGGAAATCAGCTCGAAAGCCAGACAATACTGGTACAGTAGGCTTTCTCCCAGATAGGCCAGAGAATAGTCGCCGCTCTTAACCATCGCCGGCACCCAGACGGTCCGACTCAAGGCCACCAGCAGCAGCAGAAAGGCCGTAACGGCTGCCGACAGGGCGAGCACCAGGTTCTTGCCGCCAACCTGACCGGCCTGCAGCTGGGCCGGGGTATAACCCACCATGATCCCGAAAACGATCATGATGCA
The nucleotide sequence above comes from Candidatus Anaeroferrophillus wilburensis. Encoded proteins:
- the nuoK gene encoding NADH-quinone oxidoreductase subunit NuoK, which encodes MWLSGNLNTYLVVALFLLILGLYGMLQHRTFIGMLISTELILNGAGLNFMAFNRFLAPNPAVGQVFTLFIMGIAAAEAAIAVSIILAVYRKYHTADPDEVCDLHG
- a CDS encoding NADH-quinone oxidoreductase subunit J; translated protein: MILYQYLAEALFFAFILLTFIGGLLAVRSGILMHAVLGLAVSLLGVAGLYFYLGSPFLAMMQILIYIGAVCIMIVFGIMVGYTPAQLQAGQVGGKNLVLALSAAVTAFLLLLVALSRTVWVPAMVKSGDYSLAYLGESLLYQYCLAFELISVVLLTAIVGAIVLARGGREEHF